A region of Ferruginibacter albus DNA encodes the following proteins:
- the pafA gene encoding alkaline phosphatase PafA: MRLLLLLSAFFASIVTSSAQDQHLTKPKLVVGLVIDQMRWDYLYRYNSLYGDNGFKRLLNEGFSCENTMVPYVPTYTAPGHTCIYTGSVPAINGMIGNNWFDRNTNKNIYCTDDSTVSTVGSNTEEGKMSPDNLWVTTITDELRLSNNFKSKVIGIALKDRASILPAGHTANAAYWFDDKAGKWISSTYYMKTLPAWVGDFNTKDLPGAYMSKDWNTLLPTDKYDVSTADDEPYENNIKGEKTVTFPHKLSSIGNDNKFSSFKTTPFANTFTLDFAKAAIENEKLGSNNVTDFLAISISSTDYIGHAFGPNSVEIEDTYLRLDKDIAGFLEYLDATIGKGNYLVFLSADHGAAHVPAFLNDHKIPAGTFSEEVLTKELNMVIETTFGLKNIVQDLQNYQVYLNINEIQKSGKDVNAVKALVIQTLKQKPYIVNAFNTDEIGQVTIAEPLKTRIINGYNSKRSGDIEFVIKPAYFEGGNKGTTHGLWNPYDAHIPLVWFGWKIPHGKLNSETYMTDIAPTIAALLQIQMPNGCVGKVITEVVK; encoded by the coding sequence ATGAGATTGCTTTTATTGTTATCTGCCTTTTTCGCCTCCATAGTTACTTCTTCTGCACAAGATCAACACCTTACTAAACCTAAATTAGTAGTTGGATTAGTGATCGATCAAATGAGATGGGATTATTTATATCGTTACAATTCATTATATGGCGACAATGGGTTTAAGCGCCTCCTTAATGAAGGTTTTAGTTGCGAAAATACAATGGTTCCTTACGTGCCTACTTATACGGCGCCGGGGCACACTTGTATCTATACAGGAAGTGTTCCCGCTATTAACGGAATGATCGGTAATAATTGGTTTGACAGAAATACGAATAAAAATATTTATTGTACGGATGATTCCACCGTATCAACCGTAGGAAGCAACACTGAGGAAGGTAAGATGAGCCCGGATAATTTATGGGTTACAACTATTACAGACGAACTTCGGTTAAGTAATAATTTCAAAAGCAAAGTAATTGGCATTGCATTAAAAGACAGGGCTTCTATTTTACCTGCAGGACATACAGCCAACGCTGCTTACTGGTTTGATGATAAAGCGGGCAAGTGGATAAGCAGCACTTATTACATGAAAACCTTACCTGCCTGGGTGGGTGATTTTAATACTAAAGATCTCCCCGGCGCCTATATGAGCAAAGACTGGAATACTTTATTGCCCACTGATAAATATGATGTAAGCACTGCTGATGATGAGCCGTATGAAAACAATATCAAAGGCGAAAAGACAGTAACGTTTCCACATAAGTTGTCTTCTATCGGCAACGACAACAAATTCAGCTCTTTTAAAACAACTCCTTTTGCTAATACCTTTACGTTAGATTTTGCAAAAGCAGCAATAGAAAACGAAAAACTGGGAAGCAATAATGTAACCGATTTTTTAGCCATCAGCATTTCATCTACCGATTATATTGGTCATGCTTTCGGCCCTAATTCAGTGGAAATAGAAGATACGTATTTGCGGTTGGATAAAGACATTGCAGGCTTCCTGGAATATCTTGACGCAACGATCGGCAAAGGAAATTATCTTGTTTTTTTAAGTGCAGATCATGGCGCAGCGCATGTTCCTGCATTTTTAAATGACCATAAAATTCCGGCAGGTACTTTTAGTGAAGAGGTGCTTACCAAAGAATTAAATATGGTGATCGAAACAACATTTGGGTTAAAAAATATAGTGCAGGATCTGCAAAACTACCAGGTATACTTAAACATAAATGAAATTCAAAAAAGCGGTAAAGATGTCAATGCCGTAAAAGCGTTGGTCATTCAAACACTAAAACAAAAGCCATATATAGTAAATGCTTTCAACACAGATGAAATAGGGCAAGTAACTATAGCAGAACCTTTAAAGACAAGGATCATCAATGGATATAATTCCAAACGAAGCGGCGATATTGAATTTGTTATTAAGCCTGCTTATTTTGAAGGAGGGAATAAAGGGACAACACATGGTTTATGGAATCCATATGATGCACACATTCCTTTGGTATGGTTTGGCTGGAAGATCCCTCATGGTAAATTAAACAGCGAAACATACATGACAGATATTGCGCCCACCATCGCAGCCTTGCTCCAAATACAAATGCCCAATGGCTGTGTAGGAAAAGTAATAACAGAGGTGGTAAAATAA
- a CDS encoding aminotransferase class I/II-fold pyridoxal phosphate-dependent enzyme, translating into MADVFEKLVKDGGPIGQHMDRAHGYFTFPKLEGELGPRMNFRGKEIICWSLNNYLGLVNHPDVRKADAEAAAKYGMGNPMGARMMSGNTVKHEELEKVISEFVSREDTMLLNFGYQGIMSCIDALVNRRDVIVFDAEAHACLVDGVRLHMGHSYAFKHNNAEDCEKQLQRAEKMVEKTGGGILVITEGVFGMDGEQGILKEIVALKKKYQFRILIDDAHGFGYMGATGAGADEAQGVQKDIDLYFSTFVKSMGSIGAFISGPKDVLKYLRYNTRSQIFAKSLPLIIVEGMLKRMDMVKTMPELREKLWHNVNRLQNGLKERGFDIGHTNSPVTPIYMKGDVPEATQMVMDLRENYHIFCSIVVYPVIPKGDIIYRIIPTSAHSDEDIDITLKAFEETKKKLDTGKYKAEKIPDMAEAL; encoded by the coding sequence ATGGCAGATGTTTTTGAAAAATTAGTGAAAGATGGCGGTCCGATTGGTCAACATATGGACAGAGCACATGGATATTTTACATTTCCCAAATTAGAGGGTGAACTGGGACCAAGAATGAACTTTAGAGGCAAAGAAATTATTTGCTGGAGCTTAAATAATTATTTGGGATTGGTAAACCATCCTGATGTGAGAAAAGCAGATGCGGAAGCTGCTGCTAAATATGGAATGGGTAACCCGATGGGTGCCCGTATGATGAGTGGCAACACCGTTAAGCACGAAGAACTGGAAAAAGTGATCAGTGAATTTGTGAGCAGGGAAGATACCATGTTATTGAACTTCGGTTACCAGGGAATTATGAGCTGCATTGATGCATTGGTAAACCGCCGCGATGTAATTGTGTTTGATGCGGAAGCGCACGCATGTTTGGTAGATGGTGTTCGTTTACACATGGGACATTCTTATGCGTTTAAACATAATAATGCAGAAGATTGCGAAAAACAATTGCAACGTGCAGAGAAGATGGTTGAAAAAACCGGTGGCGGTATTTTGGTTATCACAGAAGGCGTGTTTGGTATGGATGGTGAACAAGGTATCTTAAAAGAGATCGTTGCATTGAAGAAAAAATATCAATTCAGAATATTGATCGATGATGCACATGGCTTTGGTTATATGGGTGCCACCGGTGCCGGCGCTGACGAAGCACAAGGTGTACAAAAAGATATCGACCTTTATTTTTCTACGTTTGTAAAAAGCATGGGCAGCATTGGTGCTTTCATTAGCGGACCAAAAGATGTGTTGAAATATTTGCGTTACAATACCCGCTCTCAAATTTTTGCAAAGAGCTTACCATTAATTATTGTAGAAGGAATGTTGAAGCGTATGGACATGGTAAAAACTATGCCCGAACTAAGAGAGAAATTATGGCACAATGTAAACCGCTTACAAAACGGTTTAAAAGAAAGAGGTTTTGATATCGGGCACACGAACTCACCGGTTACACCTATTTATATGAAAGGCGATGTTCCGGAAGCTACGCAAATGGTAATGGATCTGCGGGAGAATTATCACATTTTCTGTTCAATAGTGGTGTATCCGGTTATTCCAAAAGGAGATATTATTTATCGTATTATTCCAACTTCTGCACATAGCGATGAGGATATTGATATCACCTTAAAAGCATTTGAAGAAACAAAGAAGAAATTAGATACAGGTAAATATAAAGCTGAGAAAATTCCGGACATGGCGGAAGCGCTTTAG
- a CDS encoding DUF3570 domain-containing protein, whose amino-acid sequence MKKICLVVVGLYLHLLHAFSQTAALDSSQYKNRKLTLSEINFVHSYYNQDGDHSAVTGGIGTQELKDYANSIELTLIKYDKYNRKNNLDIDLGVDYYTSASSDKIDPYTISSASGHDLHVYPSAVYTIDDEAKRKKIKYELSLSAESDYLSIGFGGGFAKTSKDKSREFEAKAKIYLDHVKMILPIELRDSTTGGLPNYNFHDYRWSRRNTFSTSFTLSQIINQRLQVLFLLDPTYQHGFLSLPFHRIYFKDGAEAIEKLPNERYKLPIGVRANYFLGDKFIIRSYYRFYIDDWGLKAHTADIETVIQFSPFFSISPFYRYYTQTAINWFAPYAQHFENEQYYSSTYDLSAFHSHFFGSGVRIAPPNGLFKNRHLNMLEVRYGHYLRSDDFHSDVISLNLKWER is encoded by the coding sequence ATGAAAAAGATCTGTTTGGTTGTAGTTGGACTTTACCTTCATTTGCTTCATGCATTTTCTCAAACTGCTGCTCTTGATTCTTCTCAATATAAAAACCGGAAACTTACACTCAGCGAAATAAATTTTGTACATAGTTATTACAACCAGGATGGGGACCATTCTGCTGTAACCGGAGGCATTGGTACACAAGAGCTGAAAGATTACGCCAACAGCATTGAACTTACTCTAATAAAATACGATAAATACAATCGTAAAAATAATTTGGATATTGACCTGGGAGTTGATTATTATACCTCTGCTTCTTCCGACAAGATAGATCCATATACTATTTCATCTGCATCAGGGCACGATTTGCACGTATATCCTTCAGCAGTTTACACTATTGACGATGAAGCAAAGAGAAAGAAGATAAAATATGAATTATCGCTTTCTGCTGAATCAGATTATCTGTCAATTGGTTTTGGTGGAGGATTTGCAAAAACATCAAAAGATAAAAGCCGGGAGTTTGAAGCCAAAGCAAAAATATATTTGGATCATGTAAAAATGATATTGCCCATTGAACTCCGTGATTCAACTACAGGCGGCTTACCGAACTATAATTTTCATGATTATCGTTGGTCACGACGAAATACATTCAGCACCTCTTTTACATTATCTCAAATAATCAACCAGCGGTTGCAGGTATTGTTCTTGTTAGATCCAACCTATCAACATGGTTTTTTGAGCTTACCTTTTCATCGTATCTACTTTAAAGATGGCGCTGAAGCAATTGAAAAACTACCTAATGAACGTTACAAATTACCTATAGGTGTAAGAGCTAATTATTTTTTAGGAGATAAGTTCATCATCCGCTCTTACTATCGTTTTTATATAGATGACTGGGGATTAAAGGCACACACTGCCGATATAGAGACAGTGATTCAATTCAGCCCTTTCTTTTCTATAAGTCCTTTTTATAGATATTATACACAAACTGCTATCAACTGGTTTGCTCCTTACGCACAGCATTTTGAAAACGAACAATATTATTCCAGCACATACGATCTATCTGCATTTCACAGTCATTTCTTTGGCTCCGGTGTGCGCATTGCGCCACCTAATGGACTGTTTAAAAACAGACATTTAAACATGCTTGAGGTACGTTATGGGCATTATTTGCGCAGTGATGATTTTCATTCTGACGTTATTAGTTTGAATTTAAAATGGGAGAGATAA
- a CDS encoding DUF5686 and carboxypeptidase-like regulatory domain-containing protein, translated as MVYIVNYLLVKKGKAFYSLLFICLWCCNAAVAQRTITGRVTDAQNGRPLVSCTVFSVETGSGVVTDSAGYYKFTVTGKTDTIAISMIGYQVQKKSIAHQKNQIIDFEADIMTSAIQGVVVTGKTRLTRAQRLIKRVIKNKDINDVYGKPSFQCRLYDKVELDMKNIPSIILKNKAFKPLAMGLQGVDSANDPNKYLPVYLSESFARYYRQNNPTKERYDYESFQVSGNPNQTLITYLNELYKNLNIYSDNIQLLKVNFASPIADYALGTYHYDIIDTERVDNHKYIKVKFEPFQPGSFTFKGYLLIADSSFAIKSLTMKIDSSANINWIERFEIKQNYEPDSTGKFIPTRNAIAVELKVPVLKKLAMIAKKTTVYKDVVLDNNQIDTAFNKPLVDISEVKTNDTNIVVLEQNRFEPLSTSEAMVYKLVDTVRKMPIIKLYTNVLTALATGYYRVGKIDVGHIYTFFTSNRIEGNRFALALRTNRFFSEKYQLKGGLGYSTHDKRWHYDATVLTILDRKPWSTLSINYTNDIEATRQRPDEFEQNSIFGSLMRRVSDTVVHLVNNRTFNITYNKYFKKGFAFEVTARTLAVTPYFSVFYTDKNYNPFVVDKGVVTDSAYQSTEVSATLRFAHKEKYIAQTFRRISLASPWPIATLTYTRGFKLDGSLLKSDFSYNKVKLGLYQDLPDGRLGRLQYDFQAGRTFGTLPVVLLDIPKGNDTYYRNKYSFNAMNQYEFATDRYVSIMIQQTFGGGFPFRYIGFLRKLKLRSVAVFNGIWGDMSEANKVANGYYNTNNNYHFTIPNKQPYMEAGIGVANILGIIRIDGLWRLSYLDNPGASKFGIRAGLELKF; from the coding sequence ATGGTTTATATTGTTAACTACTTATTGGTTAAAAAAGGAAAAGCTTTTTACAGCTTGCTTTTTATATGCTTATGGTGCTGTAATGCTGCTGTTGCACAACGCACTATAACCGGCAGAGTTACCGATGCTCAAAACGGCCGACCATTAGTTTCCTGTACAGTTTTTTCAGTTGAGACCGGAAGTGGTGTAGTAACCGATTCAGCAGGGTATTATAAATTTACCGTAACAGGTAAAACCGATACGATTGCTATTTCGATGATTGGTTACCAGGTGCAGAAAAAGTCCATCGCTCATCAAAAAAACCAGATCATAGATTTTGAAGCAGATATAATGACTTCAGCTATACAAGGCGTAGTTGTAACGGGCAAAACAAGATTAACCCGTGCACAGCGGCTAATAAAGCGGGTTATTAAGAATAAGGATATAAACGATGTGTATGGAAAGCCTTCGTTTCAATGCAGGCTGTACGATAAAGTAGAGCTTGACATGAAAAATATCCCTTCCATCATTTTAAAAAATAAAGCCTTTAAACCATTGGCAATGGGCTTGCAGGGTGTTGATAGCGCCAATGATCCTAATAAGTATCTTCCGGTTTATTTATCAGAATCCTTTGCAAGATATTATCGTCAGAATAATCCTACCAAAGAAAGATATGATTACGAATCCTTCCAGGTTTCTGGTAATCCTAACCAGACATTAATTACTTACTTAAACGAGTTATACAAAAACTTAAATATCTACAGCGATAACATACAATTATTAAAAGTAAACTTTGCCAGTCCTATTGCAGATTACGCTTTGGGTACTTATCATTATGACATTATTGATACAGAGCGTGTAGACAATCATAAATATATAAAAGTAAAGTTCGAGCCTTTTCAACCGGGTAGCTTTACGTTTAAGGGATATTTGTTGATAGCAGATAGTTCTTTTGCTATTAAGTCTCTTACTATGAAAATAGATTCTTCTGCAAATATTAACTGGATCGAACGGTTTGAGATCAAACAAAACTATGAACCAGACTCAACGGGTAAATTTATTCCAACACGTAATGCAATTGCAGTAGAGTTAAAAGTTCCGGTGTTGAAAAAGCTGGCGATGATCGCTAAGAAGACGACCGTATATAAGGATGTTGTATTGGATAATAATCAAATAGACACAGCCTTCAATAAACCGTTGGTAGATATTTCTGAAGTGAAAACAAATGATACCAATATAGTTGTATTGGAGCAAAATCGCTTTGAACCGTTGAGTACTTCTGAAGCAATGGTGTATAAACTGGTAGATACGGTACGTAAAATGCCTATCATCAAATTATATACAAATGTATTGACGGCATTGGCTACCGGGTATTACAGGGTTGGCAAGATAGATGTAGGCCATATTTATACTTTTTTCACTTCTAACAGAATTGAAGGCAATCGTTTTGCATTAGCATTACGCACCAACCGTTTCTTTTCAGAAAAATATCAGCTAAAAGGTGGCTTAGGTTATTCCACCCATGATAAAAGATGGCATTACGATGCCACGGTGCTTACTATTTTAGATCGAAAGCCCTGGAGCACTTTATCAATAAATTATACCAATGATATAGAAGCTACCCGCCAACGTCCGGATGAGTTTGAACAAAACTCCATTTTCGGTTCATTGATGCGTAGGGTAAGCGATACCGTTGTACACCTGGTAAATAATCGCACATTTAATATCACGTATAATAAATACTTTAAAAAAGGCTTTGCTTTTGAAGTAACGGCAAGAACATTGGCAGTAACCCCTTACTTCAGTGTTTTTTATACTGATAAGAATTATAACCCCTTTGTGGTAGATAAAGGAGTGGTTACTGACAGCGCTTATCAATCAACAGAAGTATCGGCTACGTTGCGCTTTGCGCATAAAGAAAAATACATTGCGCAAACCTTCAGGCGTATTAGCTTGGCAAGTCCTTGGCCTATTGCTACACTTACTTATACAAGAGGATTTAAATTAGATGGAAGCTTACTTAAGAGTGATTTTAGTTACAATAAAGTAAAATTAGGTTTATACCAGGATCTGCCGGATGGCAGATTGGGAAGACTGCAATACGATTTTCAAGCGGGTAGAACATTTGGTACATTGCCGGTAGTGTTATTGGATATTCCTAAAGGAAACGATACATACTATCGCAATAAATATTCTTTCAACGCCATGAACCAATATGAATTTGCAACCGACAGGTATGTAAGTATCATGATACAGCAAACCTTTGGTGGCGGTTTCCCTTTTAGATATATCGGATTTTTACGCAAACTAAAATTACGTTCAGTAGCAGTATTTAATGGTATTTGGGGCGATATGAGCGAAGCGAATAAAGTTGCAAACGGTTATTATAATACCAATAACAATTATCATTTTACAATACCTAATAAGCAACCATATATGGAAGCAGGTATTGGTGTTGCCAATATTTTGGGAATTATTCGTATTGATGGTTTGTGGAGATTGAGTTACCTGGATAATCCCGGAGCTTCTAAATTTGGTATAAGAGCTGGATTAGAATTAAAGTTCTAA
- a CDS encoding APC family permease → MSETANKTNRSLSLFHSTVLNMIDMVGIGPFATLPFVIGLIGGQFLYAWIAGAVVSLIDAMIWSELGAAYPLAGGSYNFLKVAYGENKLGRMMSFLYVWQTIIQAPLVAASAAIGFSQYLGYLVHLNVWEHKAVSGAVIIIVTFLLYRKIDSIGKIGVFLWAGVLFTLGWIIFAGISHGNFLQPLHDINVGFKWQELASFVFGQACVKSIYSYLGYYNVCHLGGDIKNPGKNIPRSMFISIIGISILYMAMNMSVSSVIPWQQIQQWQKHDSNTFVVSIFFERLYGVAAANVATVLILWVALASLFAVLLGYSRVPFAAAKDGVFFKIFAKLHPTKNFPHVSLLLLAAFAFVFSLLVRMGDAIDAILGMRIIVQFVGQAVGVVLLRARKGTKELPFKMPLYPLPVIMAIILWLIFFCVTGIAIIKSFLIVFCTGIIAYLIYAWLQKQWPYKN, encoded by the coding sequence ATGAGCGAAACTGCCAATAAAACTAACCGAAGCTTAAGCTTATTTCACTCTACTGTATTGAATATGATCGATATGGTGGGTATCGGTCCATTTGCTACACTTCCCTTTGTAATAGGTTTAATTGGCGGACAGTTTTTATATGCCTGGATCGCAGGAGCAGTAGTTTCATTGATTGATGCCATGATATGGAGTGAATTGGGGGCAGCTTACCCATTAGCTGGTGGCAGTTATAATTTTTTAAAAGTTGCATATGGAGAAAACAAGCTGGGTAGAATGATGAGTTTCCTCTACGTTTGGCAAACGATTATACAAGCTCCGCTGGTGGCAGCTTCTGCAGCAATAGGGTTTTCACAATACCTGGGCTACCTGGTCCATTTAAATGTATGGGAGCACAAAGCAGTATCCGGCGCCGTTATTATCATCGTTACTTTTTTGTTGTATAGAAAGATCGATAGCATTGGAAAGATCGGCGTGTTTTTGTGGGCGGGTGTGCTATTTACATTGGGATGGATAATTTTTGCAGGAATATCTCATGGAAATTTTTTGCAGCCATTGCATGATATAAATGTTGGATTCAAGTGGCAGGAGTTAGCATCGTTTGTATTTGGACAGGCGTGCGTAAAAAGTATTTACAGTTATCTCGGTTATTATAACGTTTGTCATTTAGGCGGCGATATAAAGAATCCAGGCAAAAATATTCCACGCAGCATGTTTATTTCTATTATAGGAATTAGCATTTTATATATGGCAATGAACATGAGTGTGAGTAGTGTAATTCCCTGGCAACAGATCCAGCAATGGCAAAAGCACGATTCAAATACGTTTGTTGTGAGTATCTTTTTTGAAAGACTGTATGGGGTAGCAGCAGCCAATGTTGCCACTGTTTTAATTTTATGGGTAGCACTGGCGTCGCTATTTGCAGTTTTGCTAGGTTATTCCAGGGTGCCTTTTGCTGCAGCAAAAGATGGCGTATTTTTTAAAATTTTTGCAAAATTACATCCTACCAAAAACTTTCCTCATGTATCCTTGTTACTGTTGGCGGCCTTTGCTTTTGTGTTTAGTTTATTAGTGCGCATGGGCGATGCTATTGACGCTATTTTAGGAATGCGCATCATAGTGCAGTTTGTAGGGCAGGCAGTAGGGGTAGTACTGTTGCGTGCAAGAAAAGGTACTAAAGAATTACCTTTTAAAATGCCATTATATCCTTTGCCGGTAATTATGGCAATAATTCTGTGGTTGATCTTTTTTTGTGTTACGGGGATAGCTATCATAAAGTCGTTTTTAATAGTTTTTTGTACTGGAATTATAGCTTATTTAATATATGCATGGCTTCAAAAACAATGGCCATACAAAAATTAA
- a CDS encoding thioredoxin family protein yields the protein MRKTPLFTIALLVLILSVSFAPHKTSKIEWLTIDELQAAYQKEPRPVLFDVYTSWCGWCKVMDKQTYTNENVINYINAHYYAVKYDAESKDSVSFGGKKFGYKPEYRANEFAAYLLYGQMSFPTTVFLADMNAQPAPLPGYLKPNEIEPPLKFFGDGFYKKQNYPDYIKKFSASW from the coding sequence ATGCGAAAAACGCCCCTGTTTACGATTGCCTTATTGGTGCTGATCCTGTCAGTTTCTTTCGCACCTCATAAAACCTCAAAAATTGAATGGTTAACCATTGATGAATTGCAGGCTGCCTATCAAAAAGAACCTCGTCCTGTGCTGTTTGATGTATATACAAGCTGGTGTGGTTGGTGTAAAGTAATGGACAAGCAAACCTATACCAACGAAAATGTGATCAACTATATCAATGCACATTATTATGCAGTAAAGTATGATGCAGAAAGCAAAGATTCAGTTTCTTTCGGCGGTAAAAAATTCGGATACAAACCGGAATATAGAGCCAATGAATTTGCTGCATATCTGTTGTACGGACAAATGAGTTTTCCAACCACGGTTTTTTTAGCGGATATGAATGCGCAACCGGCTCCATTACCGGGTTATTTAAAGCCTAATGAAATAGAACCTCCGTTAAAATTTTTTGGTGATGGGTTTTATAAAAAACAAAACTATCCGGATTATATAAAAAAATTCAGCGCAAGCTGGTAA
- a CDS encoding UbiX family flavin prenyltransferase gives MKKIVVAITGASGSLYSRLFFDKLETLQEQWNEVGIVLTKNAEEVWKTELENDTYKKYPFKFYSQDDFTAPFASGSGQYDTMVIIPCSAGTLGRIAGGISNDLITRAADVILKERRKLICVVRETPFSLIHIRNMETITLAGGIICPASPSFYSKPKTIEELAATVVDRVLDLAGFDVKTFRWGS, from the coding sequence ATGAAAAAAATTGTTGTGGCCATCACCGGAGCCAGTGGGAGCCTGTATTCCAGGCTATTTTTTGACAAATTGGAGACTTTACAGGAGCAATGGAATGAAGTAGGAATAGTTTTAACAAAAAATGCAGAAGAGGTTTGGAAAACAGAATTAGAGAATGATACTTATAAAAAATACCCGTTCAAATTTTATTCTCAGGATGACTTTACTGCGCCTTTTGCGTCAGGTTCGGGACAATATGATACCATGGTCATCATTCCCTGCAGTGCAGGTACTTTAGGGAGAATAGCCGGTGGTATAAGTAACGACCTGATCACCCGTGCGGCCGATGTTATTTTAAAGGAACGCAGAAAATTGATCTGTGTAGTAAGAGAAACTCCTTTTAGCTTAATTCATATTCGGAACATGGAAACCATTACATTGGCAGGAGGAATTATTTGTCCCGCCAGTCCTTCTTTTTACAGCAAACCAAAAACAATAGAAGAACTTGCTGCAACTGTTGTTGACAGGGTGCTTGATCTGGCAGGATTTGACGTAAAAACTTTTCGTTGGGGAAGTTAG
- a CDS encoding phosphodiester glycosidase family protein, whose translation MIKNKTFILISFFVLVTAGAFVFAQKNNAPDDQFISYIVDAQKQSIQLYWKNDKHVYFKSIQNLKNWLESKHQKLVFAMNGGMYKQDNTPLGLFIQDKKTIAPLNTANAEGNFYLKPNGVFYISTVNVPVICNTDSFRDNGQIKYATQSGPMLVIDGQIHPAFKQGSNNLNIRNGVGILPDNKIIFAMSKKEICLYDFANYFKALGCKNALYLDGFVSRTYLPEKKWIQTDGNFGVIVGVTKPLN comes from the coding sequence GTGATAAAAAACAAGACTTTTATATTAATATCATTTTTTGTTCTTGTAACTGCTGGCGCTTTTGTATTTGCACAAAAAAATAATGCTCCGGACGATCAGTTTATCAGCTATATAGTAGATGCCCAAAAGCAATCGATTCAGCTTTATTGGAAAAATGATAAACATGTGTATTTTAAAAGTATTCAGAATTTAAAGAACTGGCTTGAGAGCAAACATCAAAAATTGGTATTTGCAATGAATGGTGGAATGTATAAGCAGGACAACACACCACTTGGACTCTTTATCCAGGATAAAAAAACAATTGCTCCTTTAAATACAGCCAATGCTGAAGGGAATTTTTATCTAAAGCCTAATGGCGTATTTTACATAAGCACAGTAAATGTTCCTGTTATTTGTAACACGGATAGTTTTAGAGATAATGGGCAAATAAAATATGCAACGCAATCGGGGCCAATGTTAGTGATTGATGGCCAAATCCACCCCGCCTTTAAGCAAGGTTCAAACAATTTAAACATAAGAAACGGTGTTGGTATTTTGCCGGATAATAAAATAATTTTCGCAATGTCTAAAAAGGAAATATGCTTATATGATTTTGCAAATTATTTTAAAGCGCTTGGTTGTAAAAACGCATTGTACCTAGACGGCTTTGTATCAAGAACCTATTTACCCGAAAAGAAGTGGATACAAACGGATGGAAACTTTGGAGTTATTGTGGGAGTAACAAAACCTCTGAATTAA
- a CDS encoding LolA family protein, with translation MKHLITSILLLTSVTISFAQKSDPEAKKILDAVSAKFKTFKSVQSKFSLKIENAAGKAVGTKTGTVYMKGGKYRVSVTGQEIYSDGTNVTTYDKSTNEATITKLDPSTNTLTPQKIFTNFYDKDFLYKLNGESKSGTKTLQEIELTPIDKTKPFFKVLIYVDKVAKTISSVKIFQKTGERITYSVTSFNGKAVLTDDMFTFDKSKYPGVEVVDLR, from the coding sequence ATGAAGCATTTAATTACAAGCATTTTGTTGCTAACCTCTGTAACAATTTCTTTTGCACAAAAAAGCGATCCAGAAGCAAAAAAGATACTGGATGCCGTAAGTGCTAAATTCAAAACCTTTAAGTCGGTACAATCAAAATTTTCTTTAAAGATAGAAAACGCTGCAGGTAAAGCCGTTGGTACTAAAACGGGAACTGTTTACATGAAAGGAGGGAAATATCGTGTAAGCGTTACCGGTCAGGAAATTTATAGTGATGGTACAAATGTTACTACGTATGATAAATCGACAAACGAAGCAACCATTACAAAGCTTGATCCATCCACTAATACGCTAACTCCTCAAAAGATCTTTACTAATTTTTACGATAAAGATTTTTTGTATAAGTTAAATGGTGAAAGTAAATCAGGTACTAAAACATTACAGGAAATTGAACTTACTCCAATCGATAAAACAAAGCCTTTCTTTAAAGTATTGATCTACGTTGATAAAGTAGCTAAAACGATCAGCTCTGTAAAAATATTTCAAAAAACCGGTGAGCGTATTACTTATTCTGTAACATCTTTCAATGGCAAAGCTGTTTTGACAGATGATATGTTTACGTTTGATAAAAGCAAATATCCCGGAGTTGAAGTAGTTGATTTGAGATAA